Proteins encoded within one genomic window of Streptomyces sp. NBC_00523:
- the mycP gene encoding type VII secretion-associated serine protease mycosin, with amino-acid sequence MRSTVRRRRGQASAVVSALGALLLLGGAVAPAATADTMRDREWYLDRMRAPEMWKVTTGKGITVALLDTGVIPTVPELTGKVLKGKNFMEPERGAHKDKNGHGTAMAMLIAGNGVNGQGVKGLAPDARILPLTVFGSSKESGTNSVPALVEAIRYAADSDAKIINMSLAFDTYMVDDREEESIQQAVDYAIGRGKLLLAGTGNTGAEGNDLAYPAATLGVAGIGALDKTATVTKYSVSGPQVALAAPGENIPILCGGGEPGYCDSGGTSQATAIASASAALIWSLHPDWTGNQVLRVLMNTASKPTTGTVPSRYLGYGTVRPRVAILEDPGDPGPADVNPLVAAREAASPSPSAPSPSASPSRQPLPDATPVPTGEAGGGDGSTTVWIVTGAVAAAVVAAGAVLLVRRRRAGHPAQVIAYGVNHPREP; translated from the coding sequence ATGAGGTCAACGGTCAGGCGGCGGCGTGGGCAGGCGTCGGCGGTCGTGTCGGCGCTGGGGGCCCTGCTCCTCCTCGGCGGCGCCGTCGCCCCGGCCGCGACGGCGGACACCATGCGCGACCGCGAGTGGTACCTGGACCGCATGCGGGCCCCGGAGATGTGGAAGGTCACCACCGGCAAGGGGATCACCGTCGCCCTGCTCGACACCGGGGTGATCCCCACCGTCCCGGAACTGACGGGGAAGGTGCTCAAGGGCAAGAACTTCATGGAGCCCGAGCGTGGCGCCCACAAGGACAAGAACGGGCACGGAACCGCGATGGCGATGCTGATCGCGGGCAACGGGGTGAACGGCCAGGGCGTGAAGGGTCTCGCGCCCGACGCGCGCATCCTTCCGCTGACCGTCTTCGGCTCGTCCAAGGAGTCCGGTACCAACAGCGTCCCGGCGCTTGTCGAAGCCATCCGGTATGCCGCCGACAGCGATGCGAAGATCATCAACATGTCCCTGGCCTTCGACACCTACATGGTCGATGACCGGGAGGAGGAATCGATCCAGCAGGCCGTGGACTACGCCATCGGGCGCGGGAAGCTGCTTCTGGCGGGCACCGGCAACACGGGCGCGGAGGGGAACGACCTCGCGTACCCCGCGGCCACTCTCGGTGTCGCGGGTATCGGGGCCCTGGACAAGACGGCAACGGTCACCAAGTACTCGGTCTCCGGCCCTCAGGTGGCGCTTGCCGCTCCAGGCGAGAACATCCCGATTCTCTGCGGAGGCGGGGAACCCGGGTACTGCGACAGCGGCGGCACCAGCCAAGCCACCGCCATCGCCTCCGCATCCGCAGCTCTCATATGGTCCCTGCACCCCGACTGGACCGGCAACCAGGTCCTGCGGGTCCTCATGAACACCGCGAGCAAGCCCACCACGGGCACCGTCCCCAGCCGCTACCTCGGCTACGGCACGGTCCGCCCCCGCGTCGCCATCCTCGAAGACCCCGGCGACCCGGGCCCCGCCGACGTGAACCCCCTCGTGGCGGCCCGCGAGGCTGCCTCCCCGTCCCCCTCCGCACCCAGCCCGTCCGCGAGTCCGTCGAGGCAGCCGCTGCCGGATGCCACCCCGGTGCCGACGGGCGAGGCAGGCGGGGGCGACGGGAGCACGACCGTCTGGATCGTCACCGGGGCGGTCGCGGCGGCGGTGGTGGCCGCGGGCGCGGTCCTCCTGGTCCGCCGCCGCAGAGCCGGGCACCCGGCCCAGGTCATCGCGTACGGCGTCAACCACCCCCGTGAGCCCTAG
- a CDS encoding WXG100 family type VII secretion target: MGDHGKLPPPNGSMRITDFENMSFEDMLNMIRGVDPMALMGRGNALIDAHAEIEKIGNELKEHVSRTKWKGNGGDAFREWGDDFAKQTLKLADYAGAAGASLRTAGQALIEVSTVLNSHPQATSEPIPNAAAEMIRLRAVEEARNEAIPQMNKLASYYMTAQQMIATQEEPLFKPLPASTLPEVPVDAWKDRYGSEEGSDTPPISGAPSTSGPGHQPVTAQPVDGATSPVTSVSDRTPHTVTTPQAVGATPGTTPGAPDTTGTGIDTVTLPQAPPTMASPPNGGPPPQPPVSGGGGPTAIPPVALPPQAGGVRRIAPVAPAPVGRGGVEGVRPPAAPRADPAIHGGMPARSVTGPVAGGPRGTVIGGEGPVTGRGMMGGHGAGPVGSPMGRGVGAGASRRLVTEPGGMVGSPRGAGAAREFTPGGSGLVRGAGMGAMGPMGGTQNARRRPGRRDGESPDYLTEDEETWDTGDGVVPPVID, from the coding sequence ATGGGGGATCACGGCAAGCTGCCGCCGCCCAACGGCAGTATGCGCATCACCGACTTCGAGAACATGTCGTTCGAGGACATGCTGAACATGATCCGCGGGGTGGACCCCATGGCGCTCATGGGCCGCGGTAACGCGCTGATCGACGCGCATGCCGAGATCGAGAAGATCGGTAACGAGCTCAAGGAGCACGTCAGCCGCACCAAGTGGAAGGGCAACGGCGGCGACGCCTTCCGCGAGTGGGGCGACGACTTCGCCAAGCAGACGCTCAAGCTCGCCGACTACGCCGGCGCCGCGGGCGCCTCGCTGCGAACGGCCGGGCAGGCGTTGATCGAGGTCAGCACGGTGTTGAACAGCCACCCCCAGGCCACGTCGGAACCCATCCCGAACGCGGCGGCGGAGATGATCCGGCTGAGAGCTGTGGAGGAGGCGCGGAACGAGGCGATTCCGCAGATGAACAAGCTTGCCTCGTACTACATGACCGCGCAGCAGATGATCGCCACGCAGGAGGAGCCGCTGTTCAAACCGCTGCCTGCTTCGACGTTGCCGGAGGTGCCGGTCGATGCCTGGAAGGACAGATACGGCTCCGAGGAGGGCTCCGATACGCCCCCGATCTCCGGTGCGCCGAGCACCAGCGGCCCCGGGCACCAGCCGGTCACCGCGCAGCCCGTCGACGGTGCCACGTCGCCCGTCACCAGCGTCTCCGACCGGACTCCGCACACGGTGACCACTCCGCAAGCGGTCGGCGCGACGCCCGGAACCACGCCCGGCGCCCCGGACACCACGGGGACGGGCATCGACACGGTGACGCTGCCGCAGGCCCCGCCGACCATGGCCTCGCCGCCCAACGGCGGGCCCCCGCCACAGCCCCCGGTGAGTGGAGGAGGTGGCCCGACCGCGATTCCGCCCGTGGCGCTGCCCCCGCAGGCGGGCGGGGTCCGGCGTATCGCCCCCGTCGCGCCCGCGCCCGTGGGCAGGGGCGGCGTCGAGGGCGTCCGGCCTCCGGCAGCCCCCCGGGCCGATCCGGCCATCCACGGCGGGATGCCCGCGCGGTCCGTCACCGGCCCGGTCGCGGGAGGCCCGCGCGGCACGGTCATCGGCGGCGAAGGCCCGGTCACGGGCCGCGGAATGATGGGTGGTCACGGGGCCGGACCGGTCGGTTCACCCATGGGGCGGGGCGTCGGCGCCGGTGCCTCGCGCCGCCTGGTCACCGAGCCCGGCGGTATGGTCGGGTCGCCTCGCGGCGCGGGGGCGGCACGGGAGTTCACACCGGGCGGCTCCGGTCTCGTACGTGGGGCGGGCATGGGTGCGATGGGCCCGATGGGCGGCACGCAGAATGCGCGTCGGCGCCCCGGGCGGCGGGACGGCGAATCCCCGGACTACCTCACCGAGGACGAGGAAACCTGGGACACGGGGGACGGTGTGGTCCCGCCCGTGATCGACTAG
- a CDS encoding WXG100 family type VII secretion target, with product MEITYAGVVEASNQVRSAADSIKTQLETLDGKVKAVVATWDGETQRAFHDRHNGWDLRVNHMHETLMTIANKLLEATEGYHANDLAQSRRFHG from the coding sequence ATGGAGATCACGTACGCAGGCGTCGTCGAGGCGTCCAACCAGGTCAGGTCCGCCGCCGACAGCATCAAGACCCAGCTCGAAACGCTCGACGGCAAGGTCAAGGCCGTCGTCGCGACCTGGGACGGTGAGACCCAGCGGGCGTTCCACGACCGCCACAACGGCTGGGACCTCAGGGTCAACCACATGCACGAGACGCTGATGACGATCGCGAACAAGCTCCTGGAAGCGACCGAGGGCTACCACGCGAACGACCTCGCCCAGTCCCGGCGCTTCCACGGCTGA
- a CDS encoding WXG100 family type VII secretion target — protein MGDKDKFKISAEEIDRLVLELDYMHDTLQGRITALNGVIDSVEGHWKGIAANAYNGLQTQVNLDVRNLKELLDFTREAVRMSRDGFDAEEVERLNSFKGIGGVDHLGSNGILDRFQVS, from the coding sequence ATGGGAGACAAAGACAAGTTCAAGATCTCAGCCGAAGAGATCGACCGGCTCGTCCTCGAACTCGACTACATGCACGACACGCTCCAGGGCAGGATCACCGCTCTCAACGGGGTCATCGACTCGGTCGAGGGCCACTGGAAGGGCATCGCCGCCAACGCGTACAACGGCCTCCAGACGCAGGTCAACCTGGACGTGCGCAACCTGAAGGAACTCCTGGACTTCACGCGCGAGGCCGTCCGCATGAGCCGCGACGGCTTCGACGCCGAGGAGGTCGAGCGGCTCAACAGCTTCAAGGGCATCGGCGGCGTCGACCACCTGGGCAGCAACGGCATCCTGGACCGGTTCCAGGTCTCGTAG
- the mycP gene encoding type VII secretion-associated serine protease mycosin codes for MPRQIRGRPWSLQRLVFDQLWQDTRGKGVRVAVIDTGVDATNPQLTTAVDRGAGTDLLPVRNPDGSVAKGKGKGKPSGGDGTTDPVGHGTKVAGIIAARPHAGTGFVGLAPEATIIPIRQNDDQGTGTAETMAAAIRHAIKQHARVINISQDTLRPLRADSDLARAVREALKSDIVVVASAGNDGLAAQVKATYPAAYPGVLAVAASDRNDERAPFSQTGDFIGVAAPGVDMVSTVPRGGQCVDNGTSFSAPYVAGVAALIRAKHPDWKQARVVAQIEQTAGRAVNGRDDFVGWGVVDPVRALNDDEHPVDAPTPDRAVADGPVGPEPVALQLGETRQERMTRISTYALAATGLLAAVIAGVAVLVRDRDRRSAARR; via the coding sequence ATGCCGCGGCAGATCAGGGGCCGCCCCTGGTCGCTCCAGCGGCTCGTCTTCGACCAGCTCTGGCAGGACACGAGAGGCAAGGGCGTCCGGGTCGCGGTGATCGACACTGGGGTGGACGCCACCAACCCGCAGTTGACGACCGCCGTGGACCGGGGCGCCGGGACCGACCTGCTCCCGGTACGGAATCCGGACGGCTCGGTGGCCAAGGGCAAGGGCAAGGGCAAGCCGAGCGGAGGGGACGGCACGACGGACCCGGTCGGCCACGGCACCAAGGTCGCGGGCATCATCGCCGCCCGCCCGCACGCGGGCACCGGGTTCGTCGGCCTGGCCCCGGAGGCGACGATCATCCCCATCCGGCAGAACGACGACCAGGGCACCGGCACCGCCGAGACGATGGCCGCGGCCATCCGCCACGCCATCAAGCAGCACGCCCGGGTCATCAACATCTCCCAGGACACCCTGCGGCCCCTGCGCGCCGACTCGGACCTGGCGCGGGCGGTCCGCGAGGCGCTGAAGAGCGACATCGTCGTGGTGGCCTCGGCGGGCAACGACGGGCTCGCCGCGCAGGTCAAGGCCACCTATCCGGCGGCGTACCCGGGTGTCCTGGCGGTGGCCGCGTCGGACCGCAACGACGAGCGGGCGCCGTTCTCGCAGACCGGTGACTTCATCGGCGTCGCGGCACCGGGCGTCGACATGGTGTCCACCGTCCCCAGGGGCGGCCAGTGCGTGGACAACGGCACCAGCTTCTCGGCGCCGTACGTCGCCGGGGTGGCCGCGCTGATCAGGGCCAAGCACCCGGACTGGAAGCAGGCCCGGGTGGTGGCCCAGATCGAGCAGACCGCGGGGCGCGCGGTGAACGGGCGGGACGACTTCGTCGGGTGGGGGGTGGTGGACCCGGTGCGCGCGCTCAACGACGACGAGCACCCGGTCGACGCTCCCACCCCGGACCGCGCGGTCGCGGACGGGCCGGTGGGGCCGGAGCCGGTGGCGCTCCAGCTGGGGGAGACCCGGCAGGAGCGGATGACCAGGATCTCCACGTACGCCCTGGCCGCGACGGGACTCCTTGCCGCGGTGATCGCGGGCGTCGCGGTGCTGGTGCGGGACCGGGACCGACGGAGTGCGGCGCGCCGGTGA
- the eccB gene encoding type VII secretion protein EccB translates to MASRRDELNAYTFAKKRLVAAFLQPSAAGTDESAPRPLRAVVPGVVIGALLLAGFGAWGIFKPKVPGGWATPGAHVIVGGDSTTRYVVLETKGVKRLHPVLNFASAKLLLDPDKSSVMQVPESELDSGKLQRGPMLGIPYAPDRLPDAAEAGRSKLWAVCEQPGAGSGDTVQKAVFLLADREAGKVGGKRRLHDGQALYVEAAGGDGTRYLVDADGTRHAIGTSGGGKTSARDEVLRRALFSEGARPQKVTKDWLGTLHPGSAVDFPKLPGKVGDPAGIDGLDPGLNRVGMVLKAVAGTGMQHYVVLPGAVSPVSGLVARLLLTSPEAEVLGQKARPAEVAPQSFTSSPDEFYAEKGWPGSVPAQANDTDARKGTVCNVLHGVDAKGEPELTTWAGPGYPVSFLDGATSAYVTPGSGMLYRQFSGASPGTGSVFLVTDTGLRYAVQSNNDSSAGPSDIGATASPGTPEEQAAEANQAQIRLGYQDVKPLPVPEHWSNLLPKGPRLDTNSAKQPQSS, encoded by the coding sequence ATGGCATCACGGCGGGACGAACTCAACGCCTATACCTTCGCGAAGAAGAGACTGGTCGCCGCCTTTCTGCAACCCTCGGCGGCCGGAACCGACGAGTCCGCCCCGCGCCCGCTGCGGGCCGTGGTGCCGGGAGTGGTGATCGGCGCCCTGCTGCTGGCCGGGTTCGGCGCCTGGGGCATCTTCAAGCCCAAGGTCCCCGGCGGCTGGGCCACCCCGGGCGCGCACGTCATCGTCGGCGGCGATTCGACCACCCGTTACGTGGTGTTGGAGACCAAGGGCGTCAAACGCCTGCACCCGGTACTGAACTTCGCCTCGGCGAAACTGCTTCTGGACCCCGACAAGTCCTCCGTGATGCAGGTCCCGGAGTCCGAGCTCGACAGCGGCAAGCTGCAACGGGGTCCGATGCTCGGCATACCGTACGCGCCCGACCGGCTGCCCGACGCGGCCGAGGCGGGCCGCAGCAAGCTGTGGGCGGTCTGCGAGCAGCCGGGCGCCGGCTCCGGGGACACCGTGCAGAAGGCGGTGTTCCTGCTCGCCGACCGGGAGGCCGGCAAGGTCGGCGGCAAGCGGCGCCTGCACGACGGGCAGGCCCTGTACGTCGAGGCGGCCGGCGGCGACGGCACCCGGTATCTGGTGGATGCCGACGGCACCCGGCACGCGATCGGCACCTCCGGGGGCGGCAAGACCTCGGCCCGTGACGAGGTGCTGCGGCGCGCGCTGTTCAGCGAGGGCGCCCGGCCCCAGAAGGTCACGAAGGACTGGCTCGGCACCCTGCACCCCGGCTCGGCCGTCGACTTCCCGAAGCTCCCCGGCAAGGTCGGCGACCCGGCGGGCATCGACGGCCTGGACCCCGGCCTGAACCGGGTGGGCATGGTCCTCAAGGCCGTCGCCGGCACCGGCATGCAGCACTACGTCGTCCTGCCGGGCGCGGTGTCCCCGGTCTCCGGCCTCGTCGCCCGGCTGCTCCTGACGAGCCCGGAGGCGGAGGTACTGGGCCAGAAGGCGCGGCCCGCCGAGGTCGCCCCGCAGTCCTTCACCTCCTCGCCCGACGAGTTCTATGCGGAGAAGGGCTGGCCCGGGAGCGTCCCCGCCCAGGCCAACGACACCGACGCCCGCAAGGGGACCGTCTGCAACGTGCTGCACGGCGTCGACGCCAAGGGGGAGCCCGAACTCACCACCTGGGCCGGTCCCGGCTATCCGGTGAGCTTCCTGGACGGCGCCACCAGTGCGTACGTCACCCCGGGCAGCGGCATGCTGTACCGGCAGTTCAGCGGGGCGTCGCCCGGCACCGGGTCGGTCTTCCTGGTGACGGACACGGGGCTGCGGTACGCCGTGCAGAGCAACAACGACAGCAGCGCGGGCCCCTCGGATATCGGTGCGACCGCGAGCCCCGGGACGCCCGAGGAGCAGGCCGCCGAGGCCAACCAGGCCCAGATCAGGCTCGGGTACCAGGACGTGAAGCCACTTCCGGTGCCGGAGCACTGGTCGAACCTGCTGCCCAAGGGGCCGCGTCTCGACACGAACAGCGCCAAGCAGCCGCAGAGTTCCTGA
- the eccE gene encoding type VII secretion protein EccE, with protein sequence MRLHQLVLVEIAGALVLTAWATDRVLLVPAGLVAAVLVLSAALRWRGRPALDRITASLALRARLRAARQPLPVADEGADPALAPVLECEDALRTYTYTDRQRGRGVGMVGDGTFLTAVLLVQPRDTPLRAGRDTRPLNLGMLRDALDADGIRLESVQVVQHTQPAPGPHLPEHAVAARSYGPLAQTGTPAVRLTWIALKLDPKLCPEAVQARGGGLGGAQRALLRAADQLASRLTADGVGARILSEAEVTSALATSAGATAQTGAPAVRPGASARRTEETGRAWRCDDRWHTTYWVGRWPHLGAGAEASARVVAALTSTRASVSTFSLTVSRGGGGTSAVTGHVRITARGHDELMALRRQLEEAARAVRVGLVRLDREQLPGVLATLPLGGTR encoded by the coding sequence GTGCGGCTGCACCAGCTGGTGCTGGTGGAGATCGCCGGTGCGCTGGTGCTGACCGCGTGGGCGACGGACCGGGTCCTGCTGGTGCCCGCGGGCCTGGTCGCGGCGGTGCTGGTGCTGTCGGCGGCCCTGCGGTGGCGCGGGCGTCCGGCACTGGACCGGATCACGGCGTCGCTGGCGCTGCGGGCGCGGCTGCGGGCGGCACGGCAGCCCCTGCCGGTCGCGGACGAGGGCGCCGACCCCGCGCTCGCACCGGTCCTGGAGTGCGAGGACGCGCTGCGCACGTACACCTACACCGACCGGCAGCGCGGACGCGGCGTCGGCATGGTGGGCGACGGTACGTTTCTGACGGCGGTGCTCCTCGTGCAGCCGCGCGACACCCCGCTGCGGGCGGGCCGGGACACACGTCCGCTGAATCTGGGCATGCTGCGCGACGCCCTGGACGCGGACGGCATCCGGCTGGAGTCCGTACAGGTCGTGCAGCACACCCAGCCCGCGCCGGGCCCGCATCTGCCGGAGCACGCCGTCGCCGCGCGCTCGTACGGACCGCTGGCGCAGACCGGCACCCCGGCGGTCCGGCTGACGTGGATCGCCCTGAAGCTGGACCCGAAGCTGTGCCCGGAGGCCGTGCAGGCGCGCGGCGGCGGGCTGGGCGGGGCGCAGCGTGCGCTGCTGAGGGCCGCGGACCAGCTGGCGAGCAGGCTGACGGCGGACGGCGTCGGCGCCCGCATCCTGAGTGAGGCCGAGGTCACGTCCGCCCTCGCCACGTCCGCCGGGGCGACCGCGCAGACCGGCGCGCCCGCGGTCCGGCCGGGCGCCTCCGCGCGGCGCACCGAGGAGACCGGCCGGGCCTGGCGCTGCGACGACCGCTGGCACACCACGTACTGGGTGGGGCGCTGGCCGCACCTGGGCGCGGGGGCGGAGGCGTCGGCGCGGGTGGTCGCGGCGCTGACGTCGACGCGAGCCTCGGTCAGCACGTTCAGCCTGACGGTGTCGCGCGGTGGGGGCGGCACGTCCGCCGTCACCGGGCACGTCCGGATCACCGCGCGCGGACACGACGAACTCATGGCGCTGAGGCGGCAGTTGGAGGAGGCCGCCCGAGCGGTGCGGGTCGGCCTGGTGCGGCTGGACCGCGAGCAGCTGCCCGGTGTGCTGGCCACCCTGCCCCTCGGAGGTACCCGTTGA
- a CDS encoding bifunctional FO biosynthesis protein CofGH, translating into MTDAQSGPTTNSTRRALKRARDGVALDRAEAAVLLQARGDDLTDLAASAARVRDAGLEAAGRPGVITYSRKVFIPLTRLCRDKCHYCTFVTVPGKLRRAGHGMFLSPDEVLAIAREGAAMGCKEALFTLGDRPEDRWPEAREWLEAEGYDDTLAYVRAMAIRVLEETGLLPHLNPGVMSWTDLQRLKPVAPSMGMMLETTATRLWSEPGGPHHGSPDKEPAVRLRVLEDAGRSNVPFTTGILIGIGESYEERADSLFELRRTARAYHGIQEVIVQNFRAKPDTAMRGMPDAELEELAAAIAVARHLLGPSARIQAPPNLVDAEYALLIGAGIDDWGGVSPLTPDHVNPERPWPHIDELAARTAESGFTLRERLTIYPEFIQRGEPWLDPRLLPHVRALADPETGLAREGAMPEGLPWQEPDEGFNASGRTDLHRTIDTEGRTGDRRDDFDVVYGDWEALREAAAPGMVPSRIDGDVRAALSQAADDPTRLTDDQALTLLHADGPALDELCRIADALRRDVVGDDVTYIVTRNINFTNVCYTGCRFCAFAQRRTDADAYTLSLDQVADRAAQAWDVGAVEVCMQGGIHPDLPGTAYFDIAKAVKERVPGIHVHAFSPMEVVNGATRTGMSIRDWLTAAKEAGLGSIPGTAAEILDDEVRWVLTKGKLPTATWLEVIKTAHEVGLRSSSTMMYGHVDQPRHWLGHLRTLAALQQETGGFTEFVTLPFIHTNAPVYLAGIARPGPTDRDNRAVTAMARLLLHPHITNIQTSWVKLGTEGAAEMLRSGANDLGGTLMEETISRMAGSSYGSYRSVRDLEAIAELAGRPAKPRTTLYGEVPPERVAAAGASDGHLPELLPVLGD; encoded by the coding sequence ATGACCGATGCCCAGAGCGGACCCACCACCAACTCGACGCGGCGCGCGCTCAAGCGCGCGCGTGACGGAGTCGCACTCGACCGGGCCGAGGCCGCCGTGCTGCTCCAGGCGCGCGGCGACGACCTGACGGATCTCGCGGCCTCCGCCGCCCGGGTGCGCGACGCGGGCCTTGAGGCCGCCGGGCGGCCGGGGGTCATCACGTACTCCCGCAAGGTCTTCATCCCGCTGACCCGGCTCTGCCGCGACAAGTGCCACTACTGCACCTTCGTCACCGTGCCCGGCAAGCTCCGCCGGGCCGGGCACGGCATGTTCCTGTCGCCCGACGAGGTGCTGGCCATCGCCCGCGAGGGGGCCGCGATGGGCTGCAAGGAGGCCCTGTTCACGCTCGGCGACCGGCCGGAGGACCGCTGGCCGGAGGCGCGCGAGTGGCTGGAGGCGGAGGGGTACGACGACACCCTCGCGTACGTACGCGCCATGGCGATCCGGGTCCTTGAGGAGACGGGGCTGCTGCCGCACCTCAACCCGGGGGTCATGAGCTGGACGGACCTCCAGCGGCTGAAGCCCGTCGCGCCCTCCATGGGCATGATGCTGGAGACGACCGCGACCCGCCTGTGGTCCGAGCCCGGCGGCCCGCACCACGGCTCCCCGGACAAGGAACCGGCCGTGCGGCTGAGGGTCCTTGAGGACGCGGGCCGGTCCAACGTGCCGTTCACCACGGGCATCCTGATCGGCATCGGCGAGTCGTACGAGGAGCGCGCGGACTCCCTCTTCGAGCTGCGCCGGACCGCCCGGGCCTACCACGGCATCCAGGAGGTCATCGTCCAGAACTTCCGGGCCAAGCCGGACACCGCGATGCGCGGGATGCCGGACGCGGAGCTGGAGGAGCTGGCCGCCGCGATCGCCGTCGCCCGGCACCTCCTCGGCCCGTCCGCCCGCATCCAGGCCCCGCCGAACCTGGTGGACGCGGAGTACGCGCTGCTCATCGGCGCGGGCATCGACGACTGGGGCGGGGTGTCGCCGCTGACCCCCGACCATGTGAACCCCGAGCGCCCCTGGCCGCACATCGACGAACTCGCCGCCCGCACGGCCGAGTCCGGCTTCACGCTGCGCGAACGCCTCACGATCTACCCGGAGTTCATCCAGCGCGGCGAACCCTGGCTGGACCCGCGCCTGCTGCCGCACGTACGGGCGCTCGCCGACCCGGAGACCGGGCTCGCCCGCGAGGGCGCGATGCCCGAGGGGCTGCCCTGGCAGGAGCCGGACGAGGGGTTCAACGCCTCCGGCCGCACCGACCTGCACCGCACCATCGACACGGAGGGCCGCACCGGCGACCGCCGCGACGACTTCGACGTCGTCTACGGGGACTGGGAGGCGCTGCGCGAGGCGGCGGCCCCCGGGATGGTGCCCTCCCGGATCGACGGGGACGTGCGCGCGGCGCTGAGCCAGGCGGCGGACGACCCGACGAGGCTCACCGACGACCAGGCGCTCACGCTGCTGCACGCGGACGGCCCGGCCCTGGACGAGCTGTGCCGGATCGCGGACGCGCTGCGGCGGGACGTGGTCGGCGACGACGTCACGTACATCGTCACGCGGAACATCAACTTCACCAACGTCTGCTACACCGGGTGCCGCTTCTGCGCCTTCGCCCAGCGCCGCACCGACGCCGACGCGTACACCCTCTCGCTCGACCAGGTCGCGGACCGGGCCGCGCAGGCGTGGGACGTGGGCGCGGTCGAGGTCTGCATGCAGGGCGGCATCCACCCGGACCTGCCCGGCACGGCGTACTTCGACATCGCGAAGGCCGTGAAGGAGCGGGTGCCCGGCATCCACGTCCACGCGTTCTCGCCGATGGAGGTCGTCAACGGGGCCACCCGCACCGGCATGTCGATCCGCGACTGGCTGACCGCAGCGAAGGAGGCCGGGCTCGGCTCGATCCCGGGCACGGCGGCGGAGATCCTGGACGACGAAGTCCGCTGGGTCCTCACCAAGGGCAAACTGCCCACCGCGACCTGGCTGGAGGTCATCAAGACCGCCCACGAGGTGGGCCTGCGCTCCTCCTCGACCATGATGTACGGCCACGTCGACCAGCCCCGCCACTGGCTGGGCCACCTGCGCACCCTGGCCGCGCTCCAGCAGGAGACCGGCGGCTTCACGGAGTTCGTGACCCTGCCCTTCATCCACACCAACGCCCCGGTCTACCTCGCCGGAATCGCCCGCCCCGGCCCCACCGACCGCGACAACAGGGCCGTCACCGCGATGGCCCGCCTCCTCCTGCACCCCCACATCACCAACATCCAGACCAGCTGGGTCAAGCTCGGCACGGAGGGCGCCGCCGAGATGCTTCGCTCCGGCGCGAACGACCTCGGCGGCACGCTGATGGAGGAGACCATCTCCCGCATGGCCGGTTCGAGTTACGGCTCCTACCGCTCGGTCCGCGACCTGGAGGCCATCGCCGAACTCGCCGGCCGCCCGGCGAAGCCGCGTACGACGCTGTACGGAGAGGTGCCGCCGGAACGCGTGGCGGCGGCGGGCGCATCGGACGGGCATCTGCCGGAGCTGTTGCCGGTGCTGGGGGACTGA